The Bacillus vallismortis genome window below encodes:
- a CDS encoding pectate lyase, whose translation MKKVMLATALLLGLTPAGANAADLGHQTLGSNDGWGAYSTGTTGGSKASSSNVYTVSNRNQLVSALGKKTDTTPKIIYIKGTIDMNVDDNLKPLGADDYADPEYDLNKYLKAYDPSTWGKKEPSGTQEEARERSQKNQKARVMVDIPANTTIVGSGTNAKIVGGNFQIKSDNVIIRNIEFQDAYDYFPQWDPTDGSSGNWNSQYDNITINGGTHIWIDHCTFNDGSRPDSTSPKYYGREYQHHDGQTDASNGANYITMSYNYYHDHDKSSIFGSSDSKTSDDGKLKITLHHNRYKNIVQRAPRVRFGQVHVYNNYYEGSKSSSGYAFSYAWGIGKSSKIYAQNNVIDVPGLSAEKTISVFKGGTALYDSGTLLNGTRISASAANGLSSSVGWTPSLHGTIDDSANVKSNVISQAGAGKVN comes from the coding sequence ATGAAAAAAGTGATGTTAGCTACGGCTCTATTGTTAGGGTTGACTCCAGCTGGCGCGAATGCGGCGGATTTAGGCCATCAGACGTTAGGGTCAAATGATGGCTGGGGCGCGTACTCGACAGGCACGACAGGCGGATCAAAAGCATCGTCGTCGAACGTGTATACCGTCAGCAACAGAAACCAACTTGTCTCTGCGTTAGGCAAGAAAACGGATACGACGCCTAAAATCATTTACATCAAGGGTACGATTGACATGAATGTCGATGACAACCTGAAGCCGCTTGGCGCAGATGATTATGCTGACCCAGAGTACGATTTGAACAAATATTTAAAAGCTTATGATCCAAGCACATGGGGCAAAAAAGAGCCTTCCGGCACACAGGAAGAAGCCAGAGAACGTTCTCAAAAAAACCAAAAAGCAAGAGTGATGGTTGACATTCCTGCGAATACAACGATTGTCGGTTCAGGGACAAATGCCAAAATCGTGGGCGGAAACTTCCAAATCAAGAGTGATAATGTCATCATCCGCAACATCGAATTCCAGGATGCTTATGACTATTTTCCGCAATGGGACCCGACTGACGGTAGCTCAGGAAACTGGAACTCACAATATGACAACATCACAATAAACGGCGGCACGCATATATGGATTGACCATTGCACATTTAATGACGGATCCCGTCCTGACAGTACATCACCAAAGTATTACGGAAGAGAATATCAGCATCATGACGGCCAAACAGATGCTTCTAACGGCGCCAACTATATCACGATGTCTTACAACTATTATCACGATCATGATAAAAGCTCCATTTTCGGATCAAGCGACAGCAAAACCTCCGATGATGGCAAATTAAAAATTACGCTTCACCATAACCGCTACAAAAATATCGTTCAGCGCGCACCGAGAGTCCGCTTCGGGCAAGTGCACGTATACAACAACTATTATGAAGGCAGCAAAAGCTCATCCGGATATGCTTTCAGTTATGCATGGGGAATCGGCAAGTCATCTAAAATCTATGCTCAAAACAATGTCATTGACGTACCGGGACTGTCAGCTGAGAAAACAATCAGCGTGTTTAAGGGTGGAACGGCTTTATATGACTCAGGCACATTGCTGAATGGCACGCGGATCAGCGCATCAGCTGCAAACGGGCTGAGCTCTTCTGTCGGCTGGACACCATCTCTCCACGGCACAATCGATGATTCCGCGAATGTGAAATCGAATGTTATATCTCAAGCGGGTGCGGGTAAAGTAAATTAA
- a CDS encoding general stress protein yields MKPVVKEYTNDEQLMKDVEELQQMGVAKEDVYVLAHDDDRTERLADNTNANTIGAKETGLKHAVGNMFNKKGDELRNQIHEIGFSEDEAAQFEKRLDEGKVLLFVTDNEKVKSWA; encoded by the coding sequence ATGAAACCAGTTGTAAAAGAGTATACAAACGACGAACAGCTTATGAAGGATGTGGAAGAATTACAGCAAATGGGTGTCGCGAAAGAGGATGTATATGTCTTAGCTCACGACGATGACAGAACGGAACGGCTGGCAGACAACACGAATGCCAACACGATCGGAGCCAAAGAAACGGGTCTCAAGCACGCGGTAGGAAACATGTTTAATAAAAAAGGAGACGAGCTCCGCAATCAAATTCATGAAATCGGCTTTTCTGAAGATGAGGCCGCTCAATTCGAAAAACGTTTAGATGAAGGGAAAGTGCTTCTTTTTGTGACAGATAATGAAAAAGTGAAATCCTGGGCTTAA
- a CDS encoding anion permease, with protein sequence MASEKDAGKQSAVKLVPLLITVAVGLIIWFIPAPSGLEPKAWHLFAIFVATIIGFISKPLPMGAIAIFALAVTALTGTLSIEDTLSGFGNKTIWLIVIAFFISRGFIKTGLGARISYVFVQKFGKKTLGLSYSLLFSDLILSPAIPSNTARAGGIIFPIIRSLSETFGSSPANGTERKIGAFLLKTGFQGNLITSAMFLTAMAANPLIAKLAHDVAGVDLTWTSWAIAAIVPGLVSLIITPLVIYKLYPPEIKETPDAAKIATEKLKEMGPFKKSELSMVIVFLLVLVLWIFGGSFNIDATTTALIGLAVLLLSQVLTWDDIKKEQGAWDTLTWFAALVMLANFLNELGMVSWFSNAMKSSVSGFSWIVSFLILIIVYFYSHYFFASATAHISAMYSAFLAVIVAAGAPPLLAALSLAFFSNLFGSTTHYGAGAAPVFFGAGYVSQSKWWSIGFILSIVHIIVWLVIGGLWWKVLGIW encoded by the coding sequence ATGGCTTCAGAAAAAGACGCAGGAAAACAGTCAGCAGTAAAACTTGTACCATTGCTTATTACTGTCGCTGTGGGATTGATCATCTGGTTTATTCCCGCTCCGTCCGGACTTGAACCTAAAGCTTGGCATTTGTTTGCGATCTTTGTCGCTACAATTATCGGCTTTATCTCCAAGCCCTTGCCAATGGGTGCAATCGCCATTTTTGCATTGGCGGTTACTGCACTAACTGGAACACTATCAATTGAGGATACATTAAGCGGATTCGGGAATAAGACCATCTGGCTGATCGTCATCGCATTCTTTATTTCCCGGGGATTTATCAAAACCGGACTCGGTGCGAGAATTTCGTATGTATTCGTTCAGAAATTCGGAAAAAAAACCCTTGGGCTTTCTTATTCACTGCTGTTCAGTGATTTAATACTTTCACCTGCTATTCCAAGTAATACGGCGCGTGCAGGAGGCATTATCTTTCCTATTATCAGATCATTATCCGAAACATTCGGATCAAGCCCGGCAAATGGAACAGAGAGAAAAATCGGCGCATTCTTATTAAAAACCGGTTTTCAGGGGAACCTGATCACATCTGCCATGTTCTTAACGGCGATGGCAGCGAACCCGCTGATTGCCAAGCTGGCCCATGATGTCGCAGGGGTGGACTTAACATGGACAAGCTGGGCAATCGCCGCGATTGTGCCGGGGCTTGTAAGCTTAATCATCACACCGCTTGTGATTTATAAGCTGTATCCGCCGGAAATCAAAGAAACACCGGATGCGGCGAAAATCGCCACAGAAAAACTAAAAGAAATGGGACCGTTCAAAAAGTCAGAGCTTTCTATGGTGATCGTGTTTCTTTTGGTGCTTGTGCTGTGGATTTTTGGCGGCAGCTTCAACATCGACGCAACCACCACCGCATTGATCGGTTTGGCTGTTCTCTTATTATCACAGGTTCTGACGTGGGATGATATCAAAAAAGAACAGGGCGCTTGGGATACGCTCACTTGGTTTGCGGCGCTAGTGATGCTGGCCAATTTCCTGAATGAGTTAGGCATGGTGTCTTGGTTCAGTAACGCCATGAAATCCTCCGTATCAGGATTCTCTTGGATTGTGTCCTTCTTAATCTTAATTATTGTGTATTTCTATTCACACTACTTCTTTGCAAGCGCGACAGCCCATATCAGCGCGATGTATTCAGCATTTTTGGCGGTAATCGTGGCAGCGGGCGCACCGCCGCTTTTAGCAGCGCTAAGCCTCGCATTCTTCAGCAACCTTTTCGGGTCAACGACTCACTACGGCGCTGGAGCCGCCCCGGTTTTCTTCGGAGCAGGCTATGTTTCGCAAAGTAAATGGTGGTCCATCGGATTTATTCTTTCGATCGTCCATATTATTGTATGGCTTGTGATCGGCGGATTATGGTGGAAAGTACTGGGGATATGGTAG